TTATGATTGACGGCGACGTGATTTCTGCTGCTGATGTATCACCACCTGTAACATTCATATTTAAGTTTTAGTCAATCCCTATGATGTTTACTTCTATGTCACACTTGTAGACTACAAAAAACTGCGTCCAAGTTGGCGAGTTACAAATCCTTAGTCTAAATAACATACTGATCCAGAAGTGGTTTTATCTAAAGAGCCCCTAGGCAAACACCTTATTGGCGCCACAAATTTGTTTTTGGCGCCACCATCACTTTCACTCTATGGGCGCGCGCGTCTTGTGGCGTCGTAGCGTCCCTAAATTACCTGGCTCCCTAGATACTTGCCGTAACAATAATACGGTTTTGAACTGACCGGAAAACAGCGCGAAATGCAAACAAGAAGGCTTGAACACTAAACACATATTCGTAATTTGTAGTTATCTCATACTTTTGCGGCCATTCGCGTTATGTAGAGCCGGCTTAACAATTATCGATCAATAATTTCGAAATCAAATCggaatcaaatattaaaaatattgataaattatgcatgttgtacactacaaaatacatataaattatgttCTACCTATAATAATGTAGTTTTGGAAGTCTgaaaccaaaaataaactaatgaaGGCCTGGTAAACTCAGACATGGTTAGCTCATATATGGCTCATGGTGTATGACTAAACTTGTTCAACAATGAAACAACAAGATTTTAAAAATGATctaaagaatataattattttatgtgggTTAAATATCGTTAAAATTCAAGTTTTTAGTAGTTAGCATTTTTGCACTTGCAACATTTAAGCGTTTTATTgaatcaaaaacaataatttctatGCTCTATATCCGTAGCAAAatctaaagaattttattttagcacACAGCGCTATCGTAATCAATCCTATGATATAAATGGAATCCTGATAAATAttctaatgaaatattaaaatacacacGTTTTCTACATTTTCTAATGCTGATTTTATAGATTTTCCTTTCCAGTGCAAAATGAAAATTTTTACTATGCCTAGAGACGCTCGTCATTCTTGGGTCTTGTTTGGCCGCCATGTCTGAAGTTCGTTGTGTCTTCGGAGGTCGTGTTGTGCTTCTCTTTAATGTTTATAGATTTCAGTGAATTTAGTTATTATAAGACGAtgaatttatacaaatattaaagaaCTATGATTTAGTTTATTGTGTGGAGTGACTGTTAGACTGGACCAAATCGATACATTTTGCGTTTGAAGAAGTTACTCTAACATCGTATTTTTAGTTCATCCGCCATATTGGCGTTAATATCTCTTCGTAAgtcttttttcataatttttagcTTTACTGGTATTAATTTGATGTATTTTTCGTACTATTTTGTTGCTGTTTTCATAGGGCTGCATAATTCGTTAAAGTAGAGTGTGCATGTTGCTTGTATTGAGcaatatatttaactttatgtTCATGGCCTCTTTAAGGCAATTTTCTCCCATTTTTAGTTACTGAAATTGAGTTAATTTTATGGTATCTAATATAGAAAACCCTATCTTATATTGACTAAAGTATTGGCCAtatcaaattgtattaaaatcaaACTTTGTTTTGTAGTTAGTTGTTTTATTGTACTTGTTCATGTTCTTATGAAATAGATGTTAAGAAACAAAGCTGTACGTTATAATTTTGTCtcgttatcaatatttttttcaaatatatattCGTGccaaatttgttattttttattgatgtttctACCTCTGTACCTGATACCTGTAAATCACTTCAATTTTAAAGCTAAGGCAAAAGAATGTTCTAGAACGTTTGTACGCTCTCTGAAGCGTCATGCTGCTATGTATATTGCTGATGACTCATTTGGCCAGTTTAAAGTATCCATTTTTCACCCTTTCAAAAGCTTGATTTAGTGAATGGTGGTAGTGGTACAACAGTATTGAGTAGGTATAAGTGCATGTTATGAGTGATTCACATGCATGATGCATGTCAACAAAGTGATATTTGCAAAAGCACTCTTCCCTCTGAAGAGGCTGCATTATATAAAGTAGGTTACCTGGTGTTTTTAGTCAACAATTAATGAAAGTCCCAGTCAAGAGATGATTCTGAGTACAGTGCAATGAGTTATTCATAGGTATGTGAATAATTGACCAAATGAAATTATGATTTTgccataaaatgttaataatattttgttatactgGTCTCTCTCAGTATCAACCTTGAGCACAAGGTATTACATTCAAAGACCTTTCTATGGTGACAGGGAAtaatgctttaaataaattttacttatttactgtgataatgaaataataataatcacatataaTCCAACTTTCTCTTTCCTATGAATCATATgcataatattgtgaaatataatCAAGTTGAAATATGCGAGCTTCTCActaatgtttgtgtgttttgatTATGAATATACTGTTGCTTTTATTATGAATCTATCGCAAAAGCTAAGAGGTATGTTAGATGTGAAATatataacatgaaaaaaaaacttaaattttgGATACAATTTGCTGCACGAGCTGAGCTCGAAGATACACTTAACACATTGATCACAAATGTTCACTGTGTGATGTTGCATGCATTCTAAGTATTaagtttatatatatttatttacatgacagaaaagattaataatatcaaaaggtAAAAAAAGTATACTTGAGACTTTTTCTATTTGCTATCTAAAGGGTATAACATGATAAAACTATACTGTGGCAGTTTTTAGTATCGGGATGGCTATCCTAATAACATagattattttcataatcaGAAGAACAACAATATGTCATTgcagtaataatttatttaatagggTTCATTAGTAAATAGCATTTGTACAAATTTctaattaatgaaatgaaaccAGTCTTGGTAATTGCTAGTTTGAAGTGTACATATACTACCCAAAAATCATTGACtaatttaatgtgtattttgttacaGAACCGAAGACATTGCTGTGAAATCAGCCTTTGGTGCTCCAATACCCGTACTTCCCTACCCTGCAATCAGATGCAAGGTAacatatctaattataattttaatgattgtCTATGTTAATGATTATGATATAATTGTAGATGTTATATCTTTTCTCAACTCTCTTAAGAAATATTTAGCTAGAAGCAAGATAAATATCACTATATTTCTTTCAGGTAGGATTTTTATTTGTCTATGAATGGGATGACCTGCATCTAGGTGCACAAGCACCAACAGAATTTATATTATGATAGAATGGTTTAGTGTTATAAGAGGATTTAGCTGATGCCTCTTAGTCAGAAATTGGATGAGCCTCTTGTTACAATTGAGGTGAGAGTTTGTTGAATACTCCTTACTATTCTAGTGTTAGGTTGTTATGTTCTTCTACTACAGTAGTGGTGTCACTTTGGCAGGTAGATTGCTGACTCCAGCACAATGCAGCAGGCAGTCGATCCTCTCGCTACCACCAGCACGGTATGTTGCAACATTCTAACTAATGATCATGTaatggttttttaattttaatgacataAAGCTTgtatgtcatttatttattgaataattaagttgattactttttaataagcttttaattatacatttgtTGGAaagcaataacaattaatagaaaaaactgTGGTGATTTGTTGTTGAACTGTTTTCAATTGTCatgatatagaaaaataatttctgaaatTTCACCTGTAGCCCACGGCAGAGCCCGTCAATGGCGCTCCGCCTGATGAGCCGGCTCGGCGGCAGGGGCGGATGACCAATCAGCTGCAATTTCTACAAAAGAATGTAATGAAGGCAGTATGGAAACATCAGTTTGCATGGCCTTTCCACCAACCGGTAGatgcaaaaaaattaaaccttCCTGTGAGTATAAGGCTTAATAAAGtcctaaaattatattatgaaactCTTACTCTATGcatctaaataataatgttattatattttttaggaCTATCATAAGATAATTAAAAAGCCCATGGATTTAGGAACAATAAAGAAGAGGCTTGAGTCCAATTATTACTATTCAGCTCAGGAATGTATTCAAGACTTCAACACCATGTTCACCAACTGCTATGTGTACAACAAACCCGGCGAGGATGTTGTAGTCATGGCGCAAACTTTGGAGAAATTGTTTCTGAACCGGGTAAGTTAGCAATACTAGTGAAATCATTTAAATCTATTCTTTCAGCTGTTAGTTATAATATGCAGTCAGTCAATTTAGTTGATAGATTAAACAGTATGACcataagaaattaatttgtgTACTTATAAAGTACAAAGCTGTTCTTATcactaacataatatttaccagACAACCTTCAACAAACAGAACTACAGTGGCTCAGTTTATTACGTAGTAGATTGGACTAtcgatttaaaagaaaaatgcatCCTCAGATAGCGCAAATGGACAAGGAAGAGAAAGAGATTGAGGCACCATCGAAGGGTGGGAAGGGTGGAGTGAAGAAGCGCGGCACGTCGACGCCGGGCGCGGTGGGCGCGGTGggtgcgggcggcgcggcgggcgcgcccagccccgcgccgcgcgccgccaaGCCGCCGGCCGCCGCGCCGCACCCCGCGCTCGTGGGCTCCACCAACACCACCACCACGCCCGCCAtccccgcgccgcccgccacgCCGCCCGCCACGCACACTGGCTTGCCACAACAGGTACACTACTAATCACAGTTATAACCTTATTTTATATATCTGTATTCTTAAACATTGGACAAATTGTCATTGTAAAACCTAATCTGTGTAGGTCGCGACTCAGCCGTCGAGTTTCCATGTGGCTCCACCGGCAGCCCCGCCCGTCTCGACGATACCTGCGGTAGCACTATCCCAAACACAGCCAGCTAAGGTAATTAGCACTGAATATCACCTCTTTCTCATTAGGATTTTATCTAgaacaaataatgtaataacTTTCAATATTATTCCACTAGGTGAAAAAGGGTGTGAAGAGAAAAGCCGACACTACTACTCCTATGGGAAGTTCCTTTGAAGGAGGATACACTACACCAACAATTGATCAACAGAGTGGTCCCAAACCTGCAAAGATTTCCACTAGGAGAGAGAGTGGGCGCCAGAAAAAGGTACAACTGAAGACAATttataatgtacaaaaataagcTTGTAATACTGACTTTTTTGTACttatcaaaaatgtattattccTATCAGGCGAGTAGGACGGGCGATGATGGCTTCAAAATGGGTGGACTGTCTCCCAGTGGAGCAGGTGCTTCACATCACTCCGCTATGACTCCCCAGCTTGCGAAGGGCAAAGAAAAGCTTTCAGATGCTCTCAAGAGTTGTAATGAAATTTTGAAAGAATTGTTTTCCAAAAAACATTCAGTAAGTATCTTTTCAAATGAAATTGGCAACGTTTATTTTCTGATTGTATTtctacaatttatatttttccaaCAGGGTTATGCATGGCCGTTCTACAAACCCGTAGATGCGGAATTGCTTGGACTTCatgattattttgatattattaagaAACCCATGGACCTTGGCACTGTTAAACAAAAGATGGACAATAGGGCATATAAGACAGCCACTGAATTTGCCGCCGATGTCCGCCTAATATTCACAAATTGTTACAAGTATAATCCACCAGATCACGATGTTGTTGCGATGGCCCGAAAACTGCAAGATGTCTTTGAAATGAGGTGATTGTCTGAACATTTATTACGCTTGCatttatgcatttattattataaaactattgtaCTGTTATCTTCATAGTATACATATTTTACCAACAATATTGGATAATGTTATTCCACAGATACGCCAAGATTCCCGATGAACCTGTACACGTAGGAGTTCCACACATGGATAAAGGAAGCTCGGCGTCAAGTTCAGAGTCGGGCTCTGAATCAGATTCTGAATCTGATGATtcagaagaagaaagaaataacAAAGTTAAGCTTTTAGAAAAAGAATTACTTGCACTACAAGAAAAAATGAGAAAATTAGTAGAAGAATCCAATAACAAAAAGAAAGCCAAGAAAAAAATGAAGGACAAGACGAAGAAACAAATAACGAACAATGCCGTTCCGAAAGCAAATGCAGCAGCGGCTTATGCAGCTAAAGCTAATAATATTGCAGAGACATTGGGTAAGTTTATCTTCACATTCACAGTCGCAGTAACTATGCAaacatttattgtaatataaaggacaataaaaattgctatttataataattttattgtagcaCCCAGCAATGTTCGAGGGAAGACTGGTACGAAGCGAGGCGGTGGCGGTGGTGCGGCGGGAGGCAAGGCgggcgcgcgcgccgcggcgCCGGGCAAGAAGAAGAGCTCCACGCCCACCGCCGCGCCGCCCCCGCACGTGCCGCCGCACCCCGACACCGACGACGAGGACCAGGCCAAACCCATGTCCTATGACGAGAAGCGACAGCTCTCGCTCGATATTAACAAATTACCAGGTATGTACTTAGTTTTTCTTATATTTCTGTCATTATAGACCTTCTACTTCTTACTACTACTGCCCAATACTACTCCTATTgtcaaattattgaaataaatgaatgtgtATTGATTTGTTTAACAGGTGACAAACTTGGTAAAGTAGTGCACATCATTCAAAGCAGAGAACCCTCTTTACGAGATTCTAATCCGGATGAGATCGAAATAGACTTTGAAACCCTTAAACCTTCTACACTTCGGGAACTTGAAAACTACGTCGCATCATGTCTTCGGAAAAAGACACGTAAGCCTTATTGTGAGTTGAACCGACATTATTTACCTTACCCTTACCTTACCTATCCTGTCTTTTCCTTTACCTTCCTATTCATTTGATGTTCACAAGTGCAAGCACCTTTCTAGATCGACGTCTACGTGTTTCTTCGTAACTTACAGTATGtgtaactaataatatttttacaacctTCTTATCCACACAATACCTGTCCTGTGCAATCCCAAACCCCTTGGCAAATAATGTTGGTAACAACAatctttgtatgtatttaaaaaaaaagaccaaaaatttataataaatttataaatgtttgcAGATCGAAAAGTGTCTGGTAAATCTAAGGATGAACAAATTGCTGAAAAGAAACAGGAATTAGAGAAAAGGCTGCAAGATGTATCTGGGCAACTAGGAACAAATAAAAAGCAGCAACAGAAAAAAGGTCAGTGTCATGCAGACAATCTTTCTAACTTTCAATAATTACACTTAGCCTTGTACACCCTACAGAATTAACAATTAACGTGTATCTGTTTTTGTTTGCCAGCAGAAGGTTGTAAGGAGGCACTCGGCGGTGGCATGTCGTCTTCTTCGA
The genomic region above belongs to Spodoptera frugiperda isolate SF20-4 chromosome 12, AGI-APGP_CSIRO_Sfru_2.0, whole genome shotgun sequence and contains:
- the LOC118262292 gene encoding bromodomain-containing protein 3 isoform X2, with the translated sequence MPLSQKLDEPLVTIEIADSSTMQQAVDPLATTSTPTAEPVNGAPPDEPARRQGRMTNQLQFLQKNVMKAVWKHQFAWPFHQPVDAKKLNLPDYHKIIKKPMDLGTIKKRLESNYYYSAQECIQDFNTMFTNCYVYNKPGEDVVVMAQTLEKLFLNRIAQMDKEEKEIEAPSKGGKGGVKKRGTSTPGAVGAVGAGGAAGAPSPAPRAAKPPAAAPHPALVGSTNTTTTPAIPAPPATPPATHTGLPQQVATQPSSFHVAPPAAPPVSTIPAVALSQTQPAKVKKGVKRKADTTTPMGSSFEGGYTTPTIDQQSGPKPAKISTRRESGRQKKASRTGDDGFKMGGLSPSGAGASHHSAMTPQLAKGKEKLSDALKSCNEILKELFSKKHSGYAWPFYKPVDAELLGLHDYFDIIKKPMDLGTVKQKMDNRAYKTATEFAADVRLIFTNCYKYNPPDHDVVAMARKLQDVFEMRYAKIPDEPVHVGVPHMDKGSSASSSESGSESDSESDDSEEERNNKVKLLEKELLALQEKMRKLVEESNNKKKAKKKMKDKTKKQITNNAVPKANAAAAYAAKANNIAETLAPSNVRGKTGTKRGGGGGAAGGKAGARAAAPGKKKSSTPTAAPPPHVPPHPDTDDEDQAKPMSYDEKRQLSLDINKLPGDKLGKVVHIIQSREPSLRDSNPDEIEIDFETLKPSTLRELENYVASCLRKKTRKPYYRKVSGKSKDEQIAEKKQELEKRLQDVSGQLGTNKKQQQKKEGCKEALGGGMSSSSSSSDSSNSSSSTDTSSSDSSDSEAGTGSSRTPKKKPKKQHQHPPQAHKPVPPVTVATTVAAPVAVPTTVEMVAPAPPVDVKPVIVPQEVVPAQPLELKEPVPIPTPVLSVPTSVPQQPTNIIPDSSIAPVVRDMEDQKPIPKIEPRNGLDKMDGSQYIDPIERSLASLERSLKADVPMDVNVGVSETSMRLEEEFSLPKPPIMPDAAHQNLMAQLGGLAEVARVPEQIKTEMFMPPHNGFVDKMQHEREMLRPDMNPMIPGMTVPQVTSIFDPIPTAQHSVISQSHLTMPNAPCLITPASKKEDVKPLLTPKPIEDLMGIPNMVSNNMSDRVKYEMEKKLEDSKNTNFAQAFKLKQEQNLKNASSWSSLAQAGSPQSIPNMGPNHQIKQKPVMDSFQAFKKQAKEKIDRQRALIEQQELRKKEQAERERQRQETERRQPDEEKMRVAQGVRKVESAEVASPRVSPVARASPPAAAAAAAAAAPDKPAASERERLRQREQERRRREAMAGQIDMNMQSDLMAAFEESL
- the LOC118262292 gene encoding bromodomain-containing protein 3 isoform X1 gives rise to the protein MPLSQKLDEPLVTIEIADSSTMQQAVDPLATTSTPTAEPVNGAPPDEPARRQGRMTNQLQFLQKNVMKAVWKHQFAWPFHQPVDAKKLNLPDYHKIIKKPMDLGTIKKRLESNYYYSAQECIQDFNTMFTNCYVYNKPGEDVVVMAQTLEKLFLNRIAQMDKEEKEIEAPSKGGKGGVKKRGTSTPGAVGAVGAGGAAGAPSPAPRAAKPPAAAPHPALVGSTNTTTTPAIPAPPATPPATHTGLPQQVATQPSSFHVAPPAAPPVSTIPAVALSQTQPAKVKKGVKRKADTTTPMGSSFEGGYTTPTIDQQSGPKPAKISTRRESGRQKKASRTGDDGFKMGGLSPSGAGASHHSAMTPQLAKGKEKLSDALKSCNEILKELFSKKHSGYAWPFYKPVDAELLGLHDYFDIIKKPMDLGTVKQKMDNRAYKTATEFAADVRLIFTNCYKYNPPDHDVVAMARKLQDVFEMRYAKIPDEPVHVGVPHMDKGSSASSSESGSESDSESDDSEEERNNKVKLLEKELLALQEKMRKLVEESNNKKKAKKKMKDKTKKQITNNAVPKANAAAAYAAKANNIAETLAPSNVRGKTGTKRGGGGGAAGGKAGARAAAPGKKKSSTPTAAPPPHVPPHPDTDDEDQAKPMSYDEKRQLSLDINKLPGDKLGKVVHIIQSREPSLRDSNPDEIEIDFETLKPSTLRELENYVASCLRKKTRKPYYRKVSGKSKDEQIAEKKQELEKRLQDVSGQLGTNKKQQQKKAEGCKEALGGGMSSSSSSSDSSNSSSSTDTSSSDSSDSEAGTGSSRTPKKKPKKQHQHPPQAHKPVPPVTVATTVAAPVAVPTTVEMVAPAPPVDVKPVIVPQEVVPAQPLELKEPVPIPTPVLSVPTSVPQQPTNIIPDSSIAPVVRDMEDQKPIPKIEPRNGLDKMDGSQYIDPIERSLASLERSLKADVPMDVNVGVSETSMRLEEEFSLPKPPIMPDAAHQNLMAQLGGLAEVARVPEQIKTEMFMPPHNGFVDKMQHEREMLRPDMNPMIPGMTVPQVTSIFDPIPTAQHSVISQSHLTMPNAPCLITPASKKEDVKPLLTPKPIEDLMGIPNMVSNNMSDRVKYEMEKKLEDSKNTNFAQAFKLKQEQNLKNASSWSSLAQAGSPQSIPNMGPNHQIKQKPVMDSFQAFKKQAKEKIDRQRALIEQQELRKKEQAERERQRQETERRQPDEEKMRVAQGVRKVESAEVASPRVSPVARASPPAAAAAAAAAAPDKPAASERERLRQREQERRRREAMAGQIDMNMQSDLMAAFEESL
- the LOC118262292 gene encoding bromodomain-containing protein 3 isoform X3, with protein sequence MPLSQKLDEPLVTIEIADSSTMQQAVDPLATTSTPTAEPVNGAPPDEPARRQGRMTNQLQFLQKNVMKAVWKHQFAWPFHQPVDAKKLNLPDYHKIIKKPMDLGTIKKRLESNYYYSAQECIQDFNTMFTNCYVYNKPGEDVVVMAQTLEKLFLNRIAQMDKEEKEIEAPSKGGKGGVKKRGTSTPGAVGAVGAGGAAGAPSPAPRAAKPPAAAPHPALVGSTNTTTTPAIPAPPATPPATHTGLPQQVATQPSSFHVAPPAAPPVSTIPAVALSQTQPAKVKKGVKRKADTTTPMGSSFEGGYTTPTIDQQSGPKPAKISTRRESGRQKKASRTGDDGFKMGGLSPSGAGASHHSAMTPQLAKGKEKLSDALKSCNEILKELFSKKHSGYAWPFYKPVDAELLGLHDYFDIIKKPMDLGTVKQKMDNRAYKTATEFAADVRLIFTNCYKYNPPDHDVVAMARKLQDVFEMRYAKIPDEPVHVGVPHMDKGSSASSSESGSESDSESDDSEEERNNKVKLLEKELLALQEKMRKLVEESNNKKKAKKKMKDKTKKQITNNAVPKANAAAAYAAKANNIAETLAPSNVRGKTGTKRGGGGGAAGGKAGARAAAPGKKKSSTPTAAPPPHVPPHPDTDDEDQAKPMSYDEKRQLSLDINKLPGDKLGKVVHIIQSREPSLRDSNPDEIEIDFETLKPSTLRELENYVASCLRKKTHRKVSGKSKDEQIAEKKQELEKRLQDVSGQLGTNKKQQQKKEGCKEALGGGMSSSSSSSDSSNSSSSTDTSSSDSSDSEAGTGSSRTPKKKPKKQHQHPPQAHKPVPPVTVATTVAAPVAVPTTVEMVAPAPPVDVKPVIVPQEVVPAQPLELKEPVPIPTPVLSVPTSVPQQPTNIIPDSSIAPVVRDMEDQKPIPKIEPRNGLDKMDGSQYIDPIERSLASLERSLKADVPMDVNVGVSETSMRLEEEFSLPKPPIMPDAAHQNLMAQLGGLAEVARVPEQIKTEMFMPPHNGFVDKMQHEREMLRPDMNPMIPGMTVPQVTSIFDPIPTAQHSVISQSHLTMPNAPCLITPASKKEDVKPLLTPKPIEDLMGIPNMVSNNMSDRVKYEMEKKLEDSKNTNFAQAFKLKQEQNLKNASSWSSLAQAGSPQSIPNMGPNHQIKQKPVMDSFQAFKKQAKEKIDRQRALIEQQELRKKEQAERERQRQETERRQPDEEKMRVAQGVRKVESAEVASPRVSPVARASPPAAAAAAAAAAPDKPAASERERLRQREQERRRREAMAGQIDMNMQSDLMAAFEESL